A genomic window from Silene latifolia isolate original U9 population chromosome Y, ASM4854445v1, whole genome shotgun sequence includes:
- the LOC141629768 gene encoding uncharacterized protein LOC141629768 yields the protein MPGEDDSSKTTGDGSSILQEQLDEMKQAMAELKYMMKNLPIGRGRERSPSRSRSHGSYSDDAVSKSKKQAERVFEYKEYDEHKQFKVAILKLTKYASLWYENLKKQRKRDKKSKIDSWEKLKKHLMRRFLPRDYEQENYLKLQSSSQENLSVVEYIKEFERMMIVCDLEEKEELRVARFIKFQHSFKPNSQHDCLDIEVDEEEGVAYDVDPLSEKECLVIRNLHVETTPVEAEQREQIFHTRCKVHSKICNLIIDSGSCTNVVSKELVDELKLQTKNHNKPYKLHWLNGDNGIQVRKQALVSLSLGPYNDDIWCDVISMSECHILLGRPWQFDRKVEHDGRTNVYSVTNGKTTFNLKPLSPNKIKELKSKKGSLFMKAREVEEVLARGEQASVLMVRELEDNGEGSSREVQGLLKEFCDVFPEELPVGLPPLRGIEHQIDLIPGAQLPNKPAYRCNPGEAEELQRQVQELIDRGSVQEICVLVPYQLYWFQRKMGLGGCVLIVGLKSKEEHIEHLREVFKMLRKQKLCGKMEKCTFMVSSVVFLGYIVGENGVSMDPSKVKAIKAWPVPKSTTEVRSFHGLASFYRRFIQNFSTIMAPITELTKKGEFVWTPSAEKAFEEVKSKLSSAPVLTLPNFDKLFEVKCDASGVGIGAVLVQDKWPVAYFSEKLGGARLNYSTYDKEFYAIVRALDHWGHYLRPKPFVLHSDHEALKHIHGQ from the exons ATGCCGGGAGAGGACGATTCCAGCAAGACAACCGGGGATGGTTCAAGCATACTTCAAGAACAGCTAGATGAGATGAAACAAGCTATGGCCGAGCTAAAGTAtatgatgaagaaccttccaATTGGACGAGGTAGAGAACGAAGTCCAAGTCGTAGTAGGTCTCATGGATCATATTCTGATGATGCGGTTTCCAAGTCCAAAAA GCAAGCTGAACGAGTTTTCGAGTACAAGGAATACGATGAGCATAAACAATTCAAGGTAGCTATTCTAAAACTAACTAAATATGCATCATTGTggtatgaaaacttgaaaaaACAGAGGAAGCGAGATAAGAAGAGCAAGATTGATAGTTGGGAGAAACTTAAGAAGCACCTTATGAGGAGATTCTTACCAAGAGATTATGAGCAAGAAAATTACCTAAAATTGCAATCTTCATCACAAGAAAATCTGTCCGTGGTCGAGTACATTAAAGAATTTGAAAGGATGATGATTGTTTGTGATCTTGAAGAGAAGGAAGAGCTTAGAGTTGCAAGATTCATCAAG TTCCAGCATTCGTTCAAACCAAACAGTCAACATGACTGTCTTGATATTGAAGTGGACGAAGAAGAAGGTGTCGCCTATGATGTTGATCCATTGAGTGAAAAGGAGTGTTTGGTAATTCGTAATCTTCATGTGGAAACAACTCCGGTTGAAGCTGAACAAAGGGAGCAAATATTTCACACTCGTTGCAAGGTACATTCTAAAATTTGCAATCTAATCATTGATAGTGGATCATGTACCAATGTTGTGTCAAAGGAGTTAGTTGATGAGCTGAAATTACAAACCAAGAATCATAATAAGCcatataaattgcattggttgAATGGGGACAATGGAATACAAGTAAGGAAGCAAGCATTAGTTTCTTTGAGCTTGGGACCTTATAATGATGATATTTGGTGCGACGTGATTTCTATGAGTGAATGCCATATTCTATTGGGACGACCATGGCAGTTTGATCGAAAGGTTGAACATGATGGAAGAACTAACGTATATAGCGTGACCAACGGCAAAACAACATTCAATTTGAAGCCTTTATCACCTAATAAAATCAAGGAGCTGAAATCAAAGAAGGGGAGCTTATTTATGAAAGCTCGTGAGGTTGAAGAGGTTCTAGCTCGTGGAGAACAAGCCTCTGTTCTTATGGTTCGTGAATTAGAAGACAATGGTGAAGGAAGCAGCCGTGAAGTTCAAGGACTATTAAAGGAGTTTTGCGATGTATTTCCCGAAGAATTACCGGTTGGATTACCTCCTTTAAGAGGtattgaacatcaaattgactTAATTCCAGGAGCTCAATTACCAAATAAACCAGCCTATCGTTGTAATCCCGGAGAAGCAGAAGAATTACAAAGGCAAGTACAAGAATTAATTGATAGGGGTTCTGTTCAAGAAATTTGTGTCCTTGTGCCGTACCAGCTCTATTggttccaaagaaagatgggacttggaggatgtgtattgataGTAGGGCT CAAGAGCAAGGAGGAACATATTGAACATCTCCGTGAAGTGTTTAAAATGCTACGAAAACAGAAACTATGTGGCAAAATGGAGAAGTGCACGTTCATGGTGTCAAGCGTGGTGTTCCTAGGTTATATTGTTGGTGAGAATGGTGTGAGCATGGATCCGTCCAAGGTGAAGGCAATCAAGGCATGGCCGGTTCCTAAATCAACAACTGAGGTTCGTAGTTTCCATGGTTTGGCTTCATTTTATCGAAGGTTTATCCAAAATTTCAGTACAATCATGGCGCCTATAACCGAGTTGACGAAGAAGGGTGAATTTGTATGGACTCCTAGTGCAGAGAAGGCATTCGAAGAGGTAAAATCTAAATTAAGCTCCGCACCTGTTTTAACACTTCCTAATTTTGATAAATTATTCGAAGTTAAGTGTGATGCGAGTGGAGTTGGGATTGGGGCTGTTTTGGTGCAAGATAAATGGCCAGTAGCTTACTTTAGTGAAAAGTTGGGTGGTGCGCGATTGAATTACTCGacttatgataaggagttctatgcaATTGTGAGAGCATTGGATCATTGGGGTCATTATTTGCGACCTAAACCATTTGTGTTACATTCGGATCATGAAGCATTGAAGCATATTCATGGACAATAG